One window from the genome of Jiangella alba encodes:
- a CDS encoding biotin--[acetyl-CoA-carboxylase] ligase — MWDVHRVATTGSTNADVAAAARSGAAEGHAVVAEHQSAGRGRLDRRWEAPPGTSLAMSFLLRPHGVPDLRWSWLPLLAGVVVVDAVDAAAGAVAVLKWPNDVLLDGGKLSGILVERVETPSGAAAVVGIGLNVAQTPGQLPPGGVSLAPYGARADAVLDAVASGLAARYETWRAAGGDPSASGLAEAYSARCDTLGREVRAELPGGDTVEGRATAVDAAGRLLIAPSAGGDVVAIGAGDVVHLRPR, encoded by the coding sequence ATGTGGGACGTCCACCGGGTCGCCACCACGGGGTCGACGAACGCCGACGTCGCCGCCGCGGCCCGGTCCGGCGCGGCTGAGGGCCACGCCGTCGTCGCCGAGCACCAGAGCGCGGGCCGCGGCCGGCTGGACCGCCGCTGGGAGGCGCCGCCCGGCACGTCGCTGGCGATGTCGTTCCTGCTCCGGCCGCACGGCGTGCCGGACCTGCGGTGGTCGTGGCTGCCGCTGCTGGCCGGCGTCGTCGTGGTCGACGCCGTCGACGCGGCGGCCGGCGCCGTCGCCGTGCTCAAGTGGCCGAACGACGTGCTGCTCGACGGCGGCAAGCTGTCCGGCATCCTCGTCGAGCGGGTCGAGACGCCGTCCGGCGCGGCCGCCGTCGTCGGCATCGGCCTGAACGTCGCGCAGACGCCCGGCCAGCTGCCGCCCGGCGGGGTGTCGCTGGCGCCGTACGGCGCGCGGGCCGACGCCGTCCTCGACGCGGTCGCGTCCGGGCTGGCCGCGCGGTACGAGACCTGGCGCGCCGCCGGGGGCGACCCGTCCGCGTCCGGGCTGGCCGAGGCCTACTCGGCCCGCTGCGACACCCTCGGCCGCGAGGTCCGGGCCGAGCTGCCCGGCGGCGACACCGTCGAGGGCCGCGCCACCGCCGTCGACGCCGCCGGCCGGCTGCTGATCGCGCCGTCCGCGGGCGGCGATGTGGTCGCCATCGGCGCCGGTGACGTCGTCCATCTGCGTCCGCGGTGA
- a CDS encoding PH domain-containing protein: MHAMGFSDKYLSDDEQVIYHLHTHVKALILPVLVLLVLAAGVGFGLGALPDDELIGTVGRWAIVIVAVVALGAWVIWPFLTWLTTTYTITSERLITRQGIITRTGRDIPHTVINDVAYEMQLTDRLLRCGTLVVSAASEQGQVRLHDVPRVHQVQLRLSELVREAHDLDERT, translated from the coding sequence ATGCACGCCATGGGGTTCTCCGATAAATACCTCAGCGACGACGAACAGGTCATCTACCACCTGCACACGCACGTGAAGGCGCTGATCCTGCCGGTGCTGGTGCTCTTGGTGCTGGCCGCGGGCGTGGGCTTCGGCCTGGGCGCGCTGCCCGACGACGAGCTGATCGGGACGGTGGGCCGCTGGGCCATCGTCATCGTCGCCGTCGTGGCGCTGGGCGCGTGGGTCATCTGGCCGTTCCTCACCTGGCTGACCACCACGTACACCATCACCAGCGAGCGGCTGATCACCCGCCAGGGCATCATCACCCGCACCGGCCGCGACATCCCGCACACCGTCATCAACGACGTCGCGTACGAGATGCAGCTCACCGACCGCCTGCTGCGCTGCGGCACGCTGGTGGTGTCGGCCGCCAGCGAGCAGGGCCAGGTGCGCCTGCACGACGTCCCGCGGGTGCACCAGGTGCAGCTGCGGCTCAGCGAGCTCGTGCGCGAGGCGCACGACCTGGACGAACGCACGTGA
- a CDS encoding adenylate/guanylate cyclase domain-containing protein, which translates to MTLPPEPPRKPSTDELERLLLGASRRYTREQIAEGAGLTVEEVTRYWRALGFPDVGEEQAFTVWDMEALRGVTELIQDDVVDEATAVQMVRALGRMTGRLAEWHVETLAEIIEDNEAAGHGTGSRLTSAYLVAQKLLPEFERLLIYAWRRKLAASVNRLVAIGRIGDAPLLAAPASVGFADLVSFTRLSRGLSVDELGQLVEQFEATTNDVIFGTGGRVIKTLGDEVVFTADDPETAAEIGCRLVEEIGENGDLPDIRVGIATGPVVARLGDVFGTPTNLAARLTALAERNTVLVDDVTAKELAAAPAFALRALPPTTVRGLGVVNAFTVTPRRDPQAPA; encoded by the coding sequence GTGACGCTGCCGCCCGAACCGCCGCGGAAACCCTCCACCGACGAGCTCGAACGGCTGCTGCTCGGCGCGTCCCGCCGCTACACGCGGGAACAGATCGCCGAGGGCGCCGGGCTCACCGTCGAGGAGGTGACGCGGTACTGGCGGGCGCTGGGGTTCCCTGACGTCGGCGAGGAGCAGGCGTTCACCGTCTGGGACATGGAGGCGCTGCGCGGCGTCACCGAGCTGATCCAGGACGACGTCGTCGACGAGGCCACCGCGGTGCAGATGGTGCGGGCGCTGGGCCGCATGACCGGCCGCCTCGCCGAATGGCACGTCGAGACGCTGGCCGAGATCATCGAGGACAACGAGGCCGCCGGCCACGGCACCGGCAGCCGGCTGACGTCGGCCTACCTCGTGGCGCAGAAGCTGCTGCCCGAGTTCGAGCGGCTGCTCATCTACGCGTGGCGGCGCAAGCTGGCCGCGTCGGTGAACCGGCTGGTCGCGATCGGCCGCATCGGCGACGCGCCGCTGCTGGCCGCGCCCGCCTCCGTCGGGTTCGCCGACCTCGTGTCGTTCACCCGGCTGTCCCGCGGGCTCAGCGTCGACGAGCTGGGCCAGCTGGTCGAGCAGTTCGAGGCCACCACCAACGACGTCATCTTCGGCACCGGCGGGCGGGTCATCAAGACCCTCGGCGACGAGGTCGTGTTCACCGCCGACGACCCGGAGACGGCGGCGGAGATCGGCTGCCGGCTGGTCGAGGAGATCGGCGAGAACGGCGACCTCCCCGACATCCGGGTCGGCATCGCGACCGGTCCCGTGGTGGCCCGGCTCGGCGACGTCTTCGGCACCCCGACGAACCTCGCCGCCCGGCTGACCGCCCTGGCCGAGCGCAACACCGTCCTCGTCGACGACGTGACGGCGAAGGAGCTGGCCGCGGCGCCCGCCTTCGCGCTGCGCGCCCTCCCGCCGACCACGGTGCGCGGGCTCGGCGTCGTCAACGCGTTCACCGTCACGCCGCGCCGCGACCCGCAGGCGCCCGCGTGA
- a CDS encoding NUDIX hydrolase → MIEHRVAVAVLASGGRVLMCHRRADRSWYPDVWDFPGGHLEDGETAADCARRECGEELGIDAGPAHRELARWVERDEDITFVQLLSWTGTPSNRAPEEHDDIRWVTLAEALELTLPDPRYPDLLRGVLDPRAGG, encoded by the coding sequence GTGATCGAGCACCGGGTCGCCGTCGCGGTGCTGGCCTCCGGCGGCCGCGTCCTGATGTGCCACCGGCGGGCCGACCGCTCGTGGTACCCCGACGTCTGGGACTTCCCGGGCGGCCACCTGGAGGACGGCGAGACCGCCGCCGACTGCGCGCGGCGCGAGTGCGGCGAGGAGCTCGGCATCGACGCCGGGCCCGCGCACCGCGAGCTGGCCCGCTGGGTCGAGCGCGACGAGGACATCACCTTCGTCCAGCTGCTGAGCTGGACCGGCACGCCGTCCAACCGCGCGCCCGAAGAGCACGACGACATCCGCTGGGTCACGCTGGCCGAGGCGCTGGAGCTGACGCTGCCGGACCCGCGGTACCCGGACCTGCTGCGCGGCGTGCTGGACCCGCGGGCGGGCGGGTAG
- a CDS encoding nucleotidyltransferase family protein: protein MTSGATVRQAVILAGGQGSRLKPYTDTVPKVMIEISGRYIIDHQLDWLAEAGVTDVVVSAGHLSEVLLAHLDSRELPVRVRTVVEEQPLGRGGGLKYAGKELPAPDEGWYALNGDIWTRFDLRAMTAYHLERQAVATIALARPRMPWGVVELDELGRVTDFVESPPSPYPINGGVYVFAPRILDLLPDVGDHERTTFPSLAKQRLLAGYPIETYWRAIDTAKDLSEAAKELAALRSRLGD, encoded by the coding sequence ATGACGTCCGGAGCGACCGTGCGGCAGGCGGTGATCCTCGCCGGTGGGCAGGGGTCCCGGCTCAAGCCGTACACCGACACCGTCCCGAAGGTGATGATCGAGATCTCGGGCCGGTACATCATCGACCACCAGCTCGACTGGCTGGCCGAGGCCGGCGTCACCGACGTCGTCGTGTCGGCGGGGCACCTGAGCGAGGTGCTGCTGGCCCACCTCGACTCCCGCGAGCTGCCGGTACGCGTGCGCACCGTCGTCGAGGAGCAGCCGCTGGGCCGCGGCGGCGGGCTGAAGTACGCCGGCAAGGAGCTGCCCGCGCCCGACGAGGGCTGGTACGCGCTCAACGGCGACATCTGGACCCGGTTCGACCTCCGCGCCATGACGGCGTACCACCTCGAGCGGCAGGCCGTCGCCACCATCGCGCTGGCCCGTCCGCGCATGCCGTGGGGCGTCGTCGAGCTCGACGAGCTGGGCCGCGTCACCGACTTCGTCGAGTCGCCGCCGTCGCCGTACCCGATCAACGGCGGCGTCTACGTGTTCGCGCCGCGCATCCTCGACCTCCTGCCCGACGTCGGGGACCACGAGCGCACCACGTTCCCGTCGCTGGCCAAGCAGCGGCTGCTGGCCGGGTACCCGATCGAGACGTACTGGCGGGCCATCGACACCGCGAAGGACCTCTCCGAGGCGGCGAAGGAGCTGGCGGCGCTGCGGTCCAGGCTGGGCGACTGA
- a CDS encoding enoyl-CoA hydratase/isomerase family protein → MGSVTINRHDDVPGVTELVLDRPEAHNAISTELARQLVAATAELAADPSVRAVVLTSSAPKAFCVGADLKERNSIDDDGLRAQRLVFRAMFTDLLALPVPVVAGVHGYALGGGLELALCCDLIVADESAVLGLPEVSVGVIPGGGGTQLLTRRLGWSRAADLVFTARRIDAAEGHRLGLVDRLAAAGAARVDALALATVIAGHSPVGVRNAKRAMRQGFDAPLAAALDIEDAAWRATAFSRDRKEGVAAFNEKRRPDWPGE, encoded by the coding sequence ATGGGCAGTGTGACGATCAACCGGCACGATGACGTCCCGGGTGTCACGGAGCTGGTTCTCGACCGGCCCGAGGCGCACAACGCCATCTCCACCGAGCTCGCGCGGCAGCTGGTCGCGGCGACCGCGGAGCTGGCCGCCGACCCGTCCGTCCGCGCCGTCGTCCTGACGTCGTCGGCGCCGAAGGCCTTCTGCGTCGGCGCCGACCTCAAGGAGCGCAACTCCATCGACGACGACGGCCTGCGGGCGCAGCGGCTGGTGTTCCGGGCGATGTTCACCGACCTGCTCGCGCTGCCGGTGCCGGTCGTCGCCGGCGTGCACGGGTACGCGCTGGGCGGCGGGCTGGAGCTGGCGCTGTGCTGCGACCTGATCGTGGCCGACGAGTCCGCCGTGCTCGGGCTGCCCGAGGTGTCCGTCGGCGTCATCCCGGGCGGTGGCGGCACCCAGCTGCTGACCCGGCGGCTGGGCTGGAGCCGGGCCGCCGACCTCGTCTTCACCGCCCGGCGCATCGACGCCGCCGAGGGCCACCGGCTGGGGCTGGTCGACCGGCTGGCCGCTGCTGGTGCGGCGCGCGTCGACGCGCTCGCGCTGGCGACGGTGATCGCCGGCCATTCGCCCGTCGGCGTGCGCAACGCCAAGCGGGCCATGCGGCAGGGGTTCGACGCGCCGCTCGCGGCCGCGCTCGACATCGAGGACGCCGCCTGGCGGGCCACCGCGTTCAGCCGGGATAGAAAAGAGGGTGTCGCGGCGTTCAACGAGAAGCGACGCCCGGATTGGCCAGGTGAGTGA
- a CDS encoding hydroxymethylglutaryl-CoA lyase: protein MTFPSRVSVREVGPRDGLQNEDPVPADAKVELIDALGRTGLRRIEAVSFVHPKAIPQMADADEVWSRVRRSPDIRYSALVPNVRGAERALAAGFTELEVVVSASDTHNRRNINRSTAESLADLPELASLVHSAGGTLQLIVSTAWGCPYEGDVPVSRVLSVVSSGARAGVDSLAYGDTTGMATPPRVTRLVEETRAAHPSLPLGLHFHNTRGTGLANVYAALQLGVDDFDASVGGLGGCPYAPGASGNIATEELVYLLEDMGIDTGVDLPALIEVAGLAERLVGRKLDSQVLRAGPAVR, encoded by the coding sequence GTGACGTTCCCCTCCCGCGTGAGTGTCCGCGAGGTCGGCCCGCGCGACGGCCTGCAGAACGAGGACCCCGTCCCGGCCGACGCGAAGGTCGAGCTGATCGACGCGCTCGGCCGCACCGGCCTGCGGCGCATCGAGGCGGTCTCGTTCGTCCACCCGAAGGCGATCCCGCAGATGGCCGACGCCGACGAGGTGTGGTCGCGGGTCCGCCGTTCGCCCGACATCCGCTACTCCGCGCTCGTCCCGAACGTGCGCGGCGCCGAGCGGGCGCTGGCCGCGGGGTTCACCGAGCTCGAGGTGGTCGTGTCGGCGTCCGACACCCACAACCGGCGCAACATCAACCGGTCGACCGCCGAGTCCTTGGCGGACCTGCCCGAGCTGGCCTCGCTGGTGCATTCGGCCGGTGGCACCCTGCAGCTGATCGTGTCGACGGCCTGGGGCTGCCCGTACGAGGGCGACGTGCCGGTGTCGCGGGTGCTGTCGGTCGTGTCGTCAGGCGCTCGGGCCGGCGTCGATTCCCTGGCCTACGGCGACACCACCGGCATGGCCACGCCCCCGCGCGTCACCCGGCTGGTCGAGGAGACGCGCGCCGCTCATCCGTCGCTGCCGCTGGGGCTGCACTTCCACAACACCCGCGGCACCGGCCTGGCCAACGTCTACGCCGCGCTGCAACTTGGCGTCGACGACTTCGACGCCTCGGTCGGCGGCCTGGGCGGCTGCCCCTACGCCCCCGGCGCGTCGGGCAACATCGCCACCGAGGAACTCGTGTACCTGCTCGAGGACATGGGCATCGACACCGGCGTCGACCTGCCCGCCCTCATCGAGGTGGCGGGGCTGGCCGAGCGGCTGGTGGGGCGCAAGCTCGATTCCCAGGTGCTGCGCGCCGGCCCGGCCGTGCGCTAG
- a CDS encoding GtrA family protein encodes MSRLWYGLHHLVREAAKFATVGGIGFLVDLAIFNALLFWGDDGIGPLHDSPLWAKTIAVVGATSVTYTGNRLWTFRHRARTGLAREYTLFFVLNGIGLGIALACLGFSRYVLGLSGPLADNIAANVVGLLLGTLFRFWSYRTWVFPAHRVQEQTT; translated from the coding sequence GTGTCGCGACTGTGGTACGGCCTTCACCACCTCGTCCGCGAAGCGGCCAAGTTCGCCACCGTCGGCGGCATCGGCTTCCTCGTCGACCTCGCGATCTTCAACGCGCTGCTCTTCTGGGGCGACGACGGCATCGGCCCGCTGCACGACTCCCCGCTCTGGGCCAAGACCATCGCCGTCGTCGGCGCCACGTCCGTCACGTACACCGGCAACCGGCTGTGGACGTTCCGGCACCGCGCCCGCACCGGGCTGGCCCGCGAGTACACCCTGTTCTTCGTGCTCAACGGCATCGGGCTGGGCATCGCGCTGGCCTGCCTCGGCTTCTCGCGGTACGTGCTGGGGCTGTCCGGCCCGCTGGCCGACAACATCGCCGCCAACGTGGTCGGGCTGCTGCTCGGCACGCTGTTCCGGTTCTGGTCGTACCGCACCTGGGTGTTCCCGGCGCACCGGGTGCAGGAGCAGACGACGTAG
- a CDS encoding 5-(carboxyamino)imidazole ribonucleotide synthase — MVGGGQLARMTQPAAVALGVRLKVLAAAPDESAAQVVNDPVIGDEKALADLRAFAAGCDVLTFDHEHVPPAWLEALEADGVLVRPGSAALLHAQDKGVMRSRLTALGVPCPRWSIVAGPDEVAAFGTDVVLKTTRGGYDGKGVWLVSADTPAEVVEEPFKAGVPVLAEERVDFRRELSAVVARSPHGQAVAYPVVESVQRDGICVEVVAPAPGLSPDLASEAQGLALTVAAALDVVGVLAVELFETTDGRLLVNELAMRPHNSGHWSIDGAVTSQFENHLRAVLDLPLGSPVARAPYAVMVNLLGGDLPEVYSTYRHIMARDPELKVHWYGKGVRPGRKVGHVTAYGADLESLRERAWHAADYIRGDIDE, encoded by the coding sequence ATGGTCGGCGGGGGACAACTGGCCCGGATGACCCAGCCGGCGGCGGTGGCCCTGGGCGTACGCCTGAAGGTGCTGGCAGCGGCGCCGGACGAGTCGGCGGCGCAGGTGGTGAACGACCCCGTCATCGGCGACGAGAAGGCGCTGGCCGACCTCCGCGCGTTCGCCGCCGGATGCGACGTCCTGACGTTCGACCACGAGCACGTGCCGCCCGCGTGGCTGGAGGCGCTGGAGGCCGACGGCGTGCTGGTGCGGCCCGGGTCGGCGGCGCTGCTGCACGCCCAGGACAAGGGCGTCATGCGGTCGCGGCTGACGGCGCTGGGCGTGCCGTGCCCGCGCTGGTCGATCGTGGCCGGCCCGGACGAGGTGGCGGCCTTCGGCACCGACGTCGTGCTGAAGACGACGCGCGGCGGGTACGACGGCAAGGGCGTCTGGCTGGTCTCGGCCGACACCCCCGCCGAGGTCGTCGAGGAGCCGTTCAAGGCCGGCGTCCCGGTGCTGGCCGAGGAACGCGTCGACTTCCGGCGCGAGTTGTCCGCCGTCGTCGCCCGCTCGCCGCACGGCCAGGCCGTCGCGTACCCCGTCGTCGAGTCGGTGCAGCGCGACGGCATCTGCGTCGAGGTGGTCGCGCCGGCGCCGGGGCTGTCGCCCGACCTCGCGAGCGAGGCGCAGGGGCTGGCGCTGACGGTGGCCGCCGCCCTGGACGTCGTGGGGGTGCTGGCGGTCGAGCTGTTCGAGACGACGGACGGCCGGCTGCTGGTCAACGAGTTGGCGATGCGGCCGCACAACTCCGGGCACTGGTCCATCGACGGCGCCGTGACCAGCCAGTTCGAGAACCACCTGCGCGCCGTCCTGGACCTCCCGCTCGGCTCGCCGGTCGCGCGGGCGCCGTACGCCGTCATGGTCAACCTGCTCGGCGGCGACCTCCCCGAGGTGTACTCGACCTACCGCCACATCATGGCGCGCGACCCGGAACTGAAGGTGCACTGGTACGGCAAGGGCGTGCGGCCGGGCCGGAAGGTCGGCCACGTGACGGCGTACGGCGCCGACCTCGAATCGCTGCGGGAACGGGCCTGGCACGCCGCCGACTACATCCGAGGGGACATCGATGAGTGA
- the purE gene encoding 5-(carboxyamino)imidazole ribonucleotide mutase: protein MSDLVTARGSGAPLVGIVMGSDSDWPVMSAAAEVLDELAVPHEVGVVSAHRMPQAMLAYGADAAGRGLRVLIAGAGGAAHLPGMLASVTSLPVVGVPVPLKYLDGMDSLLSIVQMPAGVPVATVSVGGARNAGLLAARILGASDDALRARLDDFRSSLEASATAKGAALRARLSSS, encoded by the coding sequence ATGAGTGACCTGGTGACGGCACGAGGGTCCGGCGCGCCGCTGGTCGGCATCGTCATGGGCTCCGACTCGGACTGGCCGGTGATGTCCGCCGCCGCCGAGGTGCTGGACGAGCTGGCCGTGCCGCACGAGGTCGGCGTGGTGTCGGCGCACCGCATGCCGCAGGCGATGCTGGCCTACGGCGCGGACGCGGCCGGACGGGGCCTGCGGGTGCTGATCGCCGGCGCCGGCGGTGCCGCTCACCTGCCCGGCATGCTCGCGTCGGTGACGTCACTGCCCGTCGTCGGGGTGCCGGTGCCGCTGAAGTACCTGGACGGCATGGACTCCCTGCTGTCGATCGTCCAGATGCCGGCCGGCGTGCCGGTGGCGACGGTCTCGGTGGGCGGCGCCCGCAACGCCGGCCTGCTGGCCGCCCGCATCCTGGGCGCGTCGGACGACGCCCTGCGCGCCCGCCTGGACGACTTCCGCTCGTCCCTCGAAGCCTCGGCGACCGCGAAGGGCGCGGCCCTGCGCGCCCGGCTCTCGTCCAGCTGA
- a CDS encoding RIO1 family regulatory kinase/ATPase gives MRSRGRARTREDRAETAGRSLDTTFADYAAKYGLTPPGEEAVTDDPPYGDRWTTWDDSTAGQRGPRPYPDWVVTELGAVDTELGILKTGKEADVFLVERSVPGTRRATVMAAKRYRDPKHRMFHRDDGYREGRRDRESRVNRAMAKGSAFGREAVAGQWAHAEFAALTALWAAGVAVPYPVQIVGTELLMQFIGDDGGSAAPRLAQLRPDPDELRDLWDQLAHNLSLLALAGYAHGDLSAYNLLVHDGRLVVIDVPQIVDVVGNPRGREFLDRDVRNVGGWFTARGLDPGHVDALSEALARDARLA, from the coding sequence ATGCGCTCCCGCGGCCGCGCCCGCACCCGTGAGGACCGCGCCGAGACCGCCGGCCGCAGCCTCGACACCACCTTCGCCGACTACGCCGCGAAGTACGGGCTCACCCCGCCCGGCGAAGAGGCGGTCACCGACGACCCGCCGTACGGGGACCGGTGGACCACGTGGGACGACTCCACGGCGGGCCAGCGCGGCCCGCGGCCGTACCCGGACTGGGTCGTCACCGAGCTCGGCGCCGTCGACACCGAGCTGGGCATCCTGAAGACCGGCAAGGAGGCCGACGTCTTCCTGGTGGAGCGCTCGGTCCCCGGCACGCGACGAGCCACGGTGATGGCGGCCAAGCGCTACCGCGACCCGAAGCACCGCATGTTCCACCGCGACGACGGCTACCGCGAGGGCCGCCGCGACCGCGAGTCCCGCGTCAACCGCGCCATGGCCAAGGGCAGCGCGTTCGGCCGCGAGGCCGTCGCCGGGCAGTGGGCGCACGCCGAGTTCGCGGCGCTCACGGCGCTGTGGGCGGCCGGCGTCGCCGTCCCGTACCCGGTGCAGATCGTCGGTACCGAGCTGCTGATGCAGTTCATCGGCGACGACGGCGGGAGCGCGGCCCCGCGGCTGGCCCAGCTGCGGCCCGACCCCGACGAACTGCGCGACCTCTGGGACCAGCTGGCGCACAACCTGTCGCTGCTGGCGCTGGCCGGCTACGCGCACGGCGACCTGTCCGCGTACAACCTGCTGGTGCACGACGGCCGGCTGGTGGTCATCGACGTGCCGCAGATCGTGGACGTCGTCGGCAACCCGCGCGGCCGCGAGTTCCTCGACCGCGACGTCCGCAACGTCGGCGGCTGGTTCACCGCCCGCGGCCTCGACCCCGGGCACGTCGACGCGCTCAGCGAGGCGCTGGCGAGGGACGCCCGGCTCGCGTGA